The Pseudomonas triclosanedens genome has a window encoding:
- a CDS encoding HAMP domain-containing sensor histidine kinase yields MAKVPGRHSLFWKLAVSLVAFCVLLIWLSWYWGKQVERDSYYLSAEARAVLGGYAEEAEHAWLAGGAAGVDAWLASMRQREPQSWMTVVDARLQALGSAPLTVQEVTRLTFQRGLDWPVSSRSVSLPYIGIPFPADPLAGRLVLQLPARYLPGGFTLMRQSVTHVLVPAVLALLLCAMLYRHLVRPLGRLREHANALQADDLGSMAGQELSRRRDELGELGRALDHMAERLRGYVGFQRQLLRDLSHELRTPLSRLRVAGESPIDEAALRQRVEREVEVMQRLVADTLELAWLDTERPHPALEDIELQPLWELLVEDARFEAGWPAQRFLYQVPEGCRVRGHLNGLAQALENLLRNAIRHSPEGGRIRLGGHLEDAAWHLWLEDDGPGVPEADLERIFLPFTRLSDARSGEGFGLGLSIARSSVCMQGGELWADRAGAGLRVHLRLPAATGA; encoded by the coding sequence ATGGCTAAGGTGCCTGGCCGTCATTCGCTGTTCTGGAAGCTGGCCGTCTCGCTGGTGGCCTTCTGCGTGCTGCTGATCTGGCTGTCCTGGTACTGGGGCAAGCAGGTCGAGCGCGACAGCTACTACCTCTCCGCCGAAGCCCGTGCGGTGCTCGGTGGCTATGCCGAGGAAGCCGAGCACGCCTGGCTTGCCGGCGGTGCCGCTGGCGTCGATGCCTGGCTGGCGAGCATGCGCCAGCGCGAACCTCAGAGCTGGATGACTGTCGTGGACGCTCGCCTGCAGGCCCTGGGCAGCGCGCCGCTGACGGTGCAAGAGGTCACTCGCCTGACCTTCCAGCGCGGGCTCGACTGGCCGGTGAGTTCGCGCTCGGTGAGCCTGCCCTACATCGGCATACCGTTCCCCGCCGACCCGCTTGCCGGTCGTCTGGTACTGCAATTGCCGGCGCGCTACCTGCCTGGCGGCTTCACCCTGATGCGCCAGTCGGTAACCCACGTGCTGGTGCCCGCCGTGCTGGCGCTGCTGCTCTGCGCCATGCTCTACCGGCATCTGGTGCGCCCGCTCGGGCGGCTGCGCGAGCACGCCAATGCGCTGCAGGCCGACGACCTTGGCTCGATGGCGGGGCAGGAACTCAGCCGCCGCCGCGACGAACTGGGCGAACTGGGGCGGGCGCTGGACCATATGGCCGAACGCCTGCGCGGTTACGTAGGCTTCCAGCGGCAGTTGCTGCGCGACCTGTCCCACGAACTGCGTACGCCGCTCAGCCGCCTGCGCGTGGCCGGTGAAAGCCCCATCGACGAAGCGGCATTGCGCCAGCGGGTCGAGCGCGAAGTAGAGGTAATGCAACGGCTGGTTGCCGACACCCTGGAACTGGCCTGGCTGGATACCGAACGGCCCCATCCGGCGCTGGAAGACATCGAGCTGCAACCGCTGTGGGAGCTGCTGGTGGAAGACGCCCGTTTCGAGGCCGGCTGGCCGGCGCAGCGCTTCCTTTATCAGGTGCCGGAAGGCTGCCGGGTACGCGGTCACCTCAATGGCCTGGCCCAGGCCCTGGAAAACCTGCTGCGCAACGCCATCCGCCATTCGCCCGAAGGTGGCCGCATTCGCCTGGGCGGGCATCTGGAGGACGCCGCTTGGCACCTGTGGCTGGAAGATGACGGCCCCGGCGTTCCCGAGGCTGATCTCGAACGCATCTTCCTGCCCTTCACCCGCCTTTCCGATGCGCGTAGCGGCGAAGGTTTCGGCCTGGGTCTGAGCATCGCCCGCAGTTCGGTGTGCATGCAGGGCGGCGAGCTGTGGGCCGACCGCGCGGGAGCGGGCCTGCGTGTGCATCTGCGTCTTCCCGCAGCGACAGGCGCCTAA
- the cysM gene encoding cysteine synthase CysM → MTVQYPTIADCVGNTPLVRLQRLPGETSNTLLVKLEGNNPAGSVKDRPALSMITRAELRGDIKPGDTLIEATSGNTGIALAMAAAIKGYRMILIMPDNSTAERKAAMTAYGAELILVTKEQGMEGARDLADQMAREGQGKVLDQFANGDNPVAHYDSTGPEIWRQTDGRITHFVSSMGTTGTIMGVSRYLKEQNPDVQIVGLQPMEGSAIPGIRRWPQEYMPKIFDSARVDRVVDMQQSEAEDVMHRMAREEGIFCGVSSGGAVAAMLRLSRELENATLVAIVCDRGDRYLSSGVFDPR, encoded by the coding sequence ATGACTGTGCAGTACCCGACTATCGCCGATTGCGTCGGCAATACCCCGCTGGTGCGCCTGCAGCGCCTGCCTGGGGAAACTTCCAACACCCTGCTGGTGAAGCTCGAGGGCAACAACCCCGCGGGCTCGGTGAAGGATCGCCCGGCGCTGTCGATGATCACCCGTGCCGAACTGCGGGGCGACATCAAGCCCGGCGACACGCTGATCGAAGCCACCTCCGGCAATACCGGCATCGCCCTGGCGATGGCTGCGGCGATCAAGGGCTACCGCATGATCCTGATCATGCCGGACAACTCCACCGCCGAGCGCAAGGCCGCCATGACCGCCTACGGCGCCGAGCTGATCCTGGTGACCAAGGAGCAGGGCATGGAAGGCGCCCGCGATCTCGCCGACCAGATGGCGCGCGAAGGACAGGGCAAGGTACTGGACCAGTTCGCCAATGGCGACAACCCTGTGGCTCACTACGATTCCACTGGCCCGGAAATCTGGCGCCAGACTGACGGACGGATCACCCACTTCGTCAGCTCGATGGGCACCACCGGCACCATCATGGGCGTTTCGCGCTACCTCAAGGAGCAGAACCCCGATGTGCAGATCGTCGGCCTGCAGCCGATGGAAGGCTCGGCCATCCCCGGCATCCGCCGCTGGCCGCAGGAATACATGCCGAAGATCTTCGACTCCGCCCGCGTCGACCGCGTGGTCGACATGCAGCAAAGCGAGGCCGAGGACGTAATGCACCGCATGGCCCGCGAGGAAGGCATCTTCTGTGGCGTGTCTTCCGGCGGTGCGGTGGCGGCCATGCTGCGCCTGTCCCGCGAGCTGGAAAACGCGACCCTGGTGGCGATCGTCTGCGACCGGGGCGACCGTTATCTCTCCTCGGGCGTGTTCGATCCCCGCTGA
- a CDS encoding response regulator transcription factor — MNAFSSSGLRLLAIEDDPTLGAHLSAHLSGRGFDVTWCQDGGEGLAQARGGGFDLVLMDIMLPGIGGLDILRTLRRERAVPVILMSALGAEQDRIAGFSQGADDYLPKPFSLAELSVRIDAVLRRVALERGQQVPVSASGGLQLDADRTDASLDGQCAGLTATEFRLLETFLASQGETLSKPFLYQHVLHRPFTSHDRALDMHVSHLRRKLQAIGYLRHQLHTVWGKGYVFAESDG; from the coding sequence ATGAACGCATTTTCTTCCTCGGGGTTGCGCCTGCTCGCCATCGAGGACGATCCAACCCTGGGCGCCCACCTGTCCGCACACCTGAGCGGGCGCGGCTTCGACGTGACCTGGTGCCAGGACGGCGGCGAGGGCCTCGCCCAGGCCCGTGGCGGTGGTTTCGACCTGGTGCTGATGGACATCATGCTGCCGGGCATCGGTGGCCTGGATATCCTGCGCACCCTGCGCCGTGAGCGGGCGGTGCCGGTGATCCTGATGTCCGCGCTGGGCGCCGAGCAGGACCGCATCGCCGGTTTCTCCCAGGGGGCCGACGACTACTTGCCGAAGCCGTTCAGCCTCGCCGAACTCAGCGTACGGATCGATGCCGTGCTGCGCCGGGTGGCGCTGGAGCGTGGCCAGCAGGTGCCGGTGAGTGCCAGCGGCGGCCTGCAACTGGACGCCGACAGGACCGACGCCAGCCTGGACGGTCAGTGTGCGGGGCTGACCGCTACCGAGTTCCGCCTGCTGGAAACCTTCCTCGCCAGCCAGGGCGAAACCCTGAGCAAGCCGTTCCTCTATCAGCACGTCCTGCATCGCCCCTTTACCAGCCACGACCGCGCCCTGGACATGCACGTCAGCCACCTGCGCCGCAAACTGCAAGCCATCGGCTACCTGCGCCACCAGTTGCACACAGTGTGGGGCAAGGGCTACGTCTTCGCCGAAAGCGATGGCTAA
- a CDS encoding 2-hydroxyacid dehydrogenase produces the protein MRIILFSNQTYDRDSFLAANRSHGFELHFQQAQLRLDTVALAMGFEVVCAFVNDDLSRPVLEHLAAGGTRLIALRSAGYNHVDLAAAHALGLSVVRVPAYSPHAVAEHAVGLVLALCRHLHRAYNRTRDGDFSLHGLTGFDLHGRTVGVIGSGQIGEVFARIMSGFGCHILAYDPYPNPAVEALGGSFVELDRLLAESDIISLHCPLNDATRHLINPRSLQQMKHGAMLINTGRGALVDTPALIEALKSGQLGYLGLDVYEEESEIFFADRSDLPLQDDVLARLLTFPNVIITAHQAFLTREALAAIADTTLANIAAWHSGNPANLVDG, from the coding sequence ATGCGCATCATCCTCTTCAGCAACCAGACCTACGACCGCGACAGCTTCCTCGCCGCCAACCGCTCCCACGGTTTCGAGCTGCACTTCCAGCAGGCGCAACTGCGGCTGGATACGGTGGCGCTGGCAATGGGCTTCGAGGTGGTCTGCGCCTTCGTCAACGACGACCTGTCGCGCCCGGTGCTCGAACATCTCGCCGCCGGCGGCACACGCCTGATCGCTCTGCGCTCGGCCGGCTACAACCATGTCGACCTCGCCGCGGCCCACGCGCTCGGGCTGTCCGTGGTTCGCGTCCCGGCCTACTCACCGCACGCGGTGGCGGAACACGCGGTTGGCCTGGTGCTGGCGCTGTGCCGACATCTGCATCGCGCCTACAACCGTACCCGCGACGGAGACTTCTCGCTACATGGCCTGACCGGCTTCGACCTGCACGGACGCACGGTCGGCGTGATCGGCAGCGGCCAGATCGGCGAGGTATTCGCACGCATCATGAGCGGCTTCGGTTGCCATATCCTCGCCTACGATCCGTACCCCAACCCGGCCGTCGAGGCGCTCGGTGGAAGCTTCGTCGAACTGGACCGACTGCTCGCCGAGTCGGACATCATCAGCCTGCACTGCCCACTGAACGACGCCACCCGGCACCTGATCAACCCACGCAGCCTGCAGCAGATGAAGCATGGCGCGATGCTGATCAATACCGGACGCGGCGCGCTGGTCGATACCCCGGCGCTGATCGAGGCGCTCAAGAGCGGCCAGCTCGGCTATCTGGGCCTGGACGTCTACGAGGAGGAGTCGGAAATCTTCTTCGCCGACCGCTCCGACCTGCCGCTGCAGGACGACGTTCTCGCGCGCCTGCTGACCTTCCCCAACGTCATCATCACCGCCCACCAGGCCTTCCTCACCCGCGAAGCGCTGGCCGCCATCGCCGACACCACCCTGGCCAACATCGCCGCGTGGCACTCAGGCAATCCGGCCAACCTGGTCGACGGCTGA
- a CDS encoding META domain-containing protein, which yields MKALIAGACVALALAGCASKPVPEAEQTYRVEWIGERPLIDYSHITLTLDGNGRAYGSAGCNHWFASYTLDGDTLTFGPAGSTRKMCADALMEQEGRFLKMLGEIQRWDLTDEGELRLWPVSGRAMRMWPEG from the coding sequence ATGAAAGCCCTGATTGCCGGCGCCTGCGTGGCGCTGGCCCTGGCCGGTTGCGCCAGCAAGCCGGTACCCGAGGCCGAGCAGACCTACCGCGTCGAGTGGATCGGCGAACGCCCGCTGATCGACTACAGCCATATCACGCTGACCCTCGACGGCAACGGCCGCGCGTACGGCAGTGCCGGCTGCAACCACTGGTTCGCCAGCTACACGCTCGACGGCGACACACTCACCTTCGGCCCGGCCGGCTCCACCCGCAAGATGTGCGCCGACGCGCTGATGGAACAGGAAGGACGCTTCCTCAAGATGCTCGGCGAGATCCAGCGCTGGGACCTCACCGACGAAGGCGAGCTGCGCCTCTGGCCTGTCAGCGGCCGCGCCATGCGCATGTGGCCCGAGGGCTGA
- the mprF gene encoding bifunctional lysylphosphatidylglycerol flippase/synthetase MprF — translation MSATPPGSDKLVTEPAAPRAGWLNWVNANRQALGLGVTLLLFSLALIACYHLLRDIDAYSLHDAILDVPSASLAGAFAATIAGFITLLGYEWSATRFAGVKLSPSALLTGGFSAFAIGNAVGLSMLSGGSVRYRLYARQGLGAAEVARMTLFASLSLGCALPVLAALAALSDLSDASLALHLPEWLVTVMALAIIALCILLVVGIERRRLPEQPSPDSHLVRIGRRTLRLPGLRLSLLQLLITALDVACAATVLYLLLPEAPPFGAFLLVYLIALAAGVLSHVPGGVGVFEAVLLAAFAGQLGAAPLAAALLLYRLIYVILPLIVACLLLLFLEARRVLVARQAVRVASGFAAQILSLLVFISGVVLLFSGATPSIDTRLEEIGFLVPHRLIDASHLAASLIGVLCLLLAYGLRRRLSAAWALTLGLLISGAVLSLLKGFDWEEALILSFTAALLVIFRSAFYRRSRLMELPFSPLYLGAAACVIAASIWLLLFAYQDVPYSQELWWQFALDADAPRGLRAALGSSLLLAALALYWLLRTEPPAILEPTREELDTAAAILARSSQPDGGLALSGDKALLFHAGNDAFLMYARRGRSLVALFDPVGPPQARAELIWQFRDLCDLHHARPVFYQVRAENLPLYMDIGLTALKLGEEARVDLRRFDLESKGKEMKDLRYTWNRGQRDGLSLEFHDAGQAPMDELRAISDAWLGGKNVREKGFSLGRFTPEYLRYFRVVVVRFQGRAVAFANLLETGSKELASIDLMRVTPDAPKLTMEFLMLGLILHYKESGHTRFSLGMVPLAGLQPRRGAPLTQRLGALVFRRGEQFYNFQGLRRFKDKFQPDWEPRYLAVPAGLDPLVALADTAALIAGGLSGLVKR, via the coding sequence ATGAGCGCCACTCCACCTGGATCCGATAAGCTTGTCACCGAGCCCGCCGCACCACGTGCGGGCTGGCTCAACTGGGTCAACGCCAATCGTCAGGCCCTCGGCCTGGGTGTCACGCTGCTGCTGTTCAGCCTCGCGTTGATCGCCTGCTATCACTTGCTGCGCGATATCGACGCCTACTCGCTGCACGACGCCATTCTCGACGTGCCGAGCGCTTCGCTGGCAGGCGCGTTCGCAGCCACCATCGCCGGTTTCATCACCCTGCTGGGGTACGAGTGGTCCGCCACCCGCTTCGCCGGCGTGAAGCTATCGCCCTCGGCGCTGCTCACCGGCGGTTTCTCGGCCTTCGCCATCGGCAACGCCGTCGGCCTGTCGATGCTCTCGGGCGGCTCGGTGCGCTACCGTCTGTATGCCCGCCAGGGCCTGGGGGCCGCAGAAGTCGCGCGCATGACACTGTTCGCCAGCCTGTCGCTCGGCTGCGCGCTGCCGGTACTGGCGGCGCTCGCGGCCCTGAGCGACCTGTCCGATGCTTCGCTGGCACTGCACCTGCCGGAATGGCTGGTGACGGTAATGGCCCTGGCCATCATCGCCTTGTGCATTCTCCTGGTGGTGGGAATCGAACGCCGCCGCCTGCCGGAACAGCCGTCTCCAGACAGCCATCTGGTCCGCATCGGCCGCCGCACCCTGCGACTGCCGGGCCTGCGCCTGTCGCTGCTGCAACTGCTGATCACCGCCCTGGACGTCGCTTGCGCTGCCACCGTGCTCTACCTGCTGCTGCCGGAGGCCCCGCCCTTCGGGGCCTTCCTGCTGGTCTACCTGATCGCCCTGGCCGCCGGAGTGCTCAGCCATGTGCCTGGCGGCGTAGGGGTTTTCGAGGCGGTGCTGCTGGCCGCGTTCGCCGGTCAACTGGGCGCCGCGCCGCTGGCCGCCGCACTGCTGCTGTACCGGCTGATCTACGTCATCCTGCCGCTGATCGTCGCCTGCCTGCTGTTGCTGTTCCTGGAAGCACGCCGCGTGCTCGTCGCCAGGCAGGCGGTCAGGGTCGCCTCGGGCTTCGCTGCGCAGATTCTTTCGCTGCTGGTGTTCATTTCCGGCGTGGTGCTGCTGTTCTCAGGCGCCACGCCCTCCATCGATACCCGCCTGGAAGAAATCGGCTTCCTCGTCCCGCACCGCCTGATCGACGCCTCGCACCTGGCCGCAAGCCTGATCGGCGTGCTCTGCCTGCTGCTCGCCTACGGCCTGCGCCGACGCCTTTCCGCCGCCTGGGCGCTGACCCTTGGATTGCTGATCTCCGGCGCCGTGTTGTCGCTGCTCAAGGGGTTCGACTGGGAAGAGGCACTGATCCTCAGCTTCACCGCGGCACTTCTGGTGATATTCCGCAGTGCCTTCTATCGCCGCAGCCGGCTCATGGAGCTGCCGTTCTCGCCGCTATACCTGGGCGCCGCGGCCTGCGTCATAGCCGCTTCGATCTGGCTGCTGCTGTTCGCCTACCAGGACGTGCCTTACAGCCAGGAACTGTGGTGGCAATTCGCCCTGGACGCAGATGCGCCGCGAGGCCTGCGTGCCGCCCTGGGCAGCAGCCTGTTGCTGGCGGCCCTGGCGCTTTACTGGCTGCTGCGCACCGAGCCCCCGGCGATCCTCGAACCCACTCGCGAGGAGCTGGACACCGCTGCGGCCATCCTCGCCCGGTCATCCCAGCCCGACGGCGGGCTGGCGCTCTCGGGCGATAAGGCCCTGCTGTTCCATGCCGGCAACGACGCCTTCCTGATGTATGCGCGCCGCGGCCGCAGCCTGGTCGCGCTGTTCGACCCGGTCGGACCGCCCCAGGCCCGCGCCGAGCTGATCTGGCAGTTCCGCGACCTCTGCGACCTGCATCATGCCCGCCCGGTGTTCTACCAGGTACGCGCGGAAAACCTGCCGCTGTACATGGACATCGGACTGACCGCGCTCAAGCTCGGCGAGGAGGCGCGAGTCGATCTGCGCCGCTTCGACCTGGAGAGCAAGGGCAAGGAGATGAAGGACCTGCGTTACACCTGGAACCGCGGCCAGCGCGACGGCCTGAGCCTGGAGTTCCACGACGCGGGCCAGGCGCCGATGGACGAACTGCGCGCGATCTCCGACGCCTGGCTGGGCGGCAAGAATGTCCGCGAAAAGGGGTTTTCCCTTGGCCGCTTCACCCCGGAATACCTGCGCTACTTCCGCGTCGTGGTGGTCCGTTTCCAGGGCCGCGCCGTGGCCTTCGCCAACCTGCTGGAAACCGGCAGCAAGGAGCTGGCCAGCATCGACCTGATGCGCGTGACGCCCGATGCGCCGAAGCTGACGATGGAATTTCTCATGCTCGGTCTCATCCTGCATTACAAGGAAAGCGGGCACACCCGCTTCAGCCTCGGCATGGTGCCGCTGGCCGGCTTGCAGCCGCGCCGTGGAGCACCGCTGACCCAGCGCCTGGGAGCACTGGTATTCCGCCGGGGTGAGCAATTCTACAATTTCCAGGGGCTGCGCCGCTTCAAGGACAAGTTCCAGCCCGACTGGGAACCCCGTTACCTGGCAGTGCCCGCCGGACTGGATCCGCTGGTGGCACTGGCCGACACCGCCGCGCTGATCGCCGGCGGCCTGAGTGGATTGGTGAAACGCTGA
- a CDS encoding response regulator, translated as MFKDLGIKGRVLLLTLLPTSLLALVLGGYFTWVQLSDMRAQLIERGQLIAEQLAPLSAPALAQNNTGLLARIANEALDQPDVRAVTFLDADREKLVHAGPSILTPMPSGDGAHLSMASSLDTTHFLLPVLGKHRSLSGDPDADGEKLLGWVELELSHHGTLLRSYRSLFTSLMLIITGLVVTALLALRMSRAINAPLAQIAQGVAQLKEGRLETRLPSLGSHELDELAGGINRMAEALQSAQEEMQHNIDQATEDVRQNLETIEIQNIELDLARKEALEASRIKSEFLANMSHEIRTPLNGIIGFTNLLNKSDLSTRQKDYLATIHKSAESLLGIINEILDFSKIEAGKLILENIPFNLRELIQDTLTILAPSAHEKQLELVSLIYRDTPLQLIGDPQRLKQVLTNLVSNAIKFTQDGSIAVRAMLEDESDDRAQLRISVKDTGVGLSDEDLRALFQAFSQADNSLSRQAGGTGMGLVISKRLIEQMGGEIGVDSTTDEGSEFWISLNLPKARGEEENLLAELAVGQHVALYEPHELTRTALHHQLEDCGLEVSEFRDLASLARALADAPKDKPPIALAMLGVTAATHPPELLRQSIRELEQYGCKALVFCPTIEQSLYNAVLPDHQVQSKPVCTRKLQLAITELLQLRPIPRKDKPPPPPLERPPRILCVDDNPANLLLVTTLLGDMGAEVVAVDNGQAAVERVQRERFDLVFMDVQMPGMDGRQATDAIRAWEIDRQVSPVPVVALTAHALANEKRALMQSGLDDYLTKPIDERQLAQVLLKWTGMRLGGPIEDHRDTEPGLETLSVLDPAEGLRLAAGKPELAADMLGMLLASLSSDRQVIRQARERKDRNTLLERIHRLHGATRYCGVPMLRVACLRAETAIKQGDPDAPAALDELDMAMAALAKATENRDTEADAELPQDTH; from the coding sequence GTGTTCAAGGATCTCGGCATCAAGGGACGAGTACTGCTGCTCACCCTGCTGCCCACCAGCCTGTTGGCGCTGGTGCTGGGCGGCTATTTCACCTGGGTGCAGTTGTCGGACATGCGTGCCCAGTTGATCGAGCGCGGCCAACTGATCGCCGAGCAACTGGCGCCGCTTTCCGCCCCGGCGCTGGCGCAGAACAACACCGGCCTGCTCGCACGCATCGCCAACGAAGCGCTGGACCAGCCCGACGTGCGCGCCGTCACCTTCCTCGATGCCGACCGGGAAAAACTGGTTCACGCCGGCCCCAGCATCCTCACGCCCATGCCCAGTGGCGACGGCGCTCACCTGAGCATGGCCAGCAGCCTGGACACCACCCATTTCCTCCTCCCGGTGCTGGGCAAGCACCGCAGCCTGTCCGGCGATCCCGACGCCGATGGCGAGAAACTGCTGGGTTGGGTCGAACTGGAACTTTCCCACCACGGCACACTGCTGCGCAGCTACCGCAGCCTGTTCACCAGCCTGATGCTGATCATTACTGGCCTGGTCGTCACCGCTCTGCTCGCATTGCGCATGAGCAGGGCGATCAATGCGCCGCTGGCGCAGATCGCCCAGGGCGTGGCGCAGTTAAAGGAGGGCCGTCTGGAAACCCGCCTGCCCTCCCTCGGCAGCCATGAACTGGACGAACTGGCCGGCGGCATCAACCGCATGGCCGAGGCCCTGCAGAGCGCCCAGGAGGAAATGCAGCACAACATCGACCAGGCCACCGAGGATGTGCGGCAGAACCTGGAGACCATCGAGATCCAGAACATCGAACTGGACCTGGCACGCAAGGAGGCCCTGGAGGCCAGCCGGATCAAGTCCGAATTCCTCGCCAACATGAGCCACGAGATCCGCACGCCCCTCAACGGCATCATCGGCTTCACCAATCTGCTGAACAAGAGTGACCTCAGCACACGCCAGAAGGACTACCTCGCCACCATCCACAAGTCCGCCGAAAGCCTGCTGGGAATCATCAATGAGATTCTCGACTTCTCGAAGATAGAGGCCGGCAAGCTGATCCTGGAGAACATCCCGTTCAACCTGCGCGAGCTGATCCAGGACACCCTGACCATCCTGGCCCCCTCCGCCCATGAAAAGCAGTTGGAACTGGTCAGCCTGATCTACCGCGACACCCCACTGCAACTGATCGGCGACCCGCAGCGCCTCAAGCAGGTGCTGACCAACCTGGTGAGCAACGCCATCAAGTTCACCCAGGACGGCAGTATCGCCGTGCGCGCCATGCTCGAAGACGAGAGCGACGACCGCGCGCAGTTGCGCATCAGCGTGAAGGATACCGGCGTCGGCCTCTCCGACGAGGACCTGCGCGCTCTGTTCCAGGCATTCAGCCAGGCCGACAACTCGCTGTCGCGCCAGGCCGGCGGCACCGGCATGGGACTGGTCATCTCCAAGCGGCTGATAGAGCAGATGGGTGGCGAGATCGGCGTCGACAGCACCACCGACGAAGGCTCCGAATTCTGGATCAGCCTCAACCTGCCCAAGGCCCGCGGCGAAGAAGAAAACCTGCTGGCCGAATTGGCCGTCGGCCAGCACGTGGCGCTTTACGAGCCGCACGAGCTGACCCGCACCGCCCTGCACCATCAGTTGGAGGACTGCGGCCTGGAAGTCAGCGAATTCCGCGATCTCGCCTCGCTGGCGCGGGCGCTGGCCGATGCCCCCAAGGACAAGCCGCCGATCGCCCTGGCCATGCTGGGCGTAACTGCCGCCACGCACCCGCCGGAACTGCTCCGGCAATCCATCCGCGAGCTGGAGCAGTATGGCTGCAAGGCCCTGGTGTTCTGCCCCACCATCGAGCAGTCGTTGTACAACGCGGTGCTGCCCGACCATCAGGTACAGAGCAAGCCGGTCTGCACGCGCAAGTTGCAACTGGCGATCACCGAACTGTTGCAGTTGCGCCCGATACCGCGCAAGGACAAGCCGCCACCCCCGCCGCTGGAGCGTCCGCCGCGCATTTTGTGTGTAGACGACAATCCGGCCAACCTGCTGCTGGTGACGACCCTGCTGGGCGACATGGGCGCAGAAGTCGTCGCAGTCGACAACGGCCAGGCGGCCGTGGAGAGGGTTCAGCGCGAGCGCTTCGACCTGGTATTCATGGATGTGCAGATGCCTGGCATGGATGGCCGCCAGGCCACCGACGCGATCCGCGCCTGGGAGATCGACCGCCAGGTCAGCCCAGTGCCGGTGGTCGCGCTCACCGCGCATGCCCTGGCCAACGAAAAGCGCGCGCTGATGCAAAGCGGCCTGGACGACTATCTGACCAAACCCATCGACGAGCGCCAACTGGCGCAGGTACTGCTGAAGTGGACCGGGATGCGCCTCGGTGGGCCGATCGAGGATCACCGTGACACCGAACCAGGCCTGGAAACACTGAGCGTGCTCGATCCCGCCGAGGGCCTGCGCCTTGCCGCGGGCAAGCCGGAGCTGGCCGCCGACATGCTCGGCATGCTGCTCGCATCGCTGTCGTCCGACCGCCAGGTGATCCGCCAGGCCCGCGAGCGCAAAGACCGCAACACCCTGCTCGAACGCATCCACCGCCTGCACGGCGCGACCCGCTACTGTGGCGTGCCCATGCTGCGTGTCGCCTGCCTGCGAGCGGAAACCGCGATCAAGCAGGGCGACCCCGATGCTCCGGCGGCCCTGGATGAGCTCGACATGGCAATGGCCGCACTGGCCAAGGCCACGGAAAACCGCGACACCGAGGCGGACGCGGAGCTTCCGCAAGACACGCACTGA
- the dinB gene encoding DNA polymerase IV has translation MRQRKIIHIDCDCFYAAIEMRDDPGLVGKPLAVGGSPDKRGVVATCNYEARAYGLHSAMAMRTAVKLCPDLTIVRPRMDVYRETSREIHAIFRDYTEQIEPLSLDEAYLDVTDSERCGGSATRIAQEIRRRVWETLHITVSAGVAPNKFIAKIASDWRKPNGLFVVTPEEVDGFVAELPVKKLHGVGKVTAEKLARLGIRTCGDLREWSKLQLVKEFGSFGERLWGLARGIDERPVQVDSRRQSISVENTFDRDLPDLAACQDELPALLGELERRMARLDASYRPGKPFIKLKFHDFTQTTLEQAGAARDLESYRLLLGQAFQRGNKAVRLIGVGVRLIDQRGAHEQLSLF, from the coding sequence ATGCGGCAACGAAAGATCATCCATATCGATTGCGATTGCTTCTATGCCGCCATCGAAATGCGCGACGACCCGGGCCTGGTGGGCAAGCCGCTGGCTGTGGGCGGCTCGCCGGACAAGCGCGGGGTGGTCGCTACCTGCAACTACGAGGCGCGCGCCTATGGCCTGCATTCGGCGATGGCGATGCGCACTGCCGTGAAGCTGTGCCCGGACCTGACCATCGTGCGCCCGCGCATGGATGTGTACCGCGAGACTTCTCGCGAGATCCACGCGATCTTCCGCGACTACACCGAGCAGATCGAACCGCTGTCGCTGGATGAGGCCTATTTGGATGTCACCGACAGCGAACGCTGCGGTGGCAGCGCCACGCGCATCGCCCAGGAAATCCGCCGGCGGGTCTGGGAAACCTTGCATATCACGGTGTCCGCCGGAGTGGCTCCGAACAAGTTCATCGCCAAGATCGCCAGTGACTGGCGCAAGCCCAACGGCCTGTTCGTGGTGACGCCGGAGGAGGTGGACGGTTTCGTTGCCGAACTGCCGGTCAAGAAACTGCACGGGGTGGGCAAGGTGACGGCGGAGAAGCTGGCGCGCCTGGGCATTCGCACCTGTGGCGATCTGCGCGAATGGTCGAAGCTGCAACTGGTGAAGGAGTTCGGCAGTTTCGGCGAGCGCCTCTGGGGGCTGGCGCGGGGAATCGATGAGCGCCCGGTACAAGTGGACAGCCGGCGCCAGTCGATCAGTGTGGAGAACACTTTCGACCGCGACCTGCCTGACCTGGCGGCCTGTCAGGACGAATTGCCGGCATTGCTGGGCGAGCTGGAGCGGCGCATGGCGCGGCTGGACGCCAGCTACCGGCCGGGCAAGCCGTTCATCAAGCTGAAGTTCCACGATTTCACCCAGACCACCCTGGAGCAGGCCGGCGCGGCGCGTGACCTGGAGAGTTATCGCCTGCTGCTGGGACAAGCGTTCCAGCGCGGCAACAAGGCGGTGCGGCTGATCGGCGTGGGCGTGCGTCTGATCGATCAGCGCGGCGCCCACGAGCAGCTCAGCCTGTTCTAG